A region from the Pelobates fuscus isolate aPelFus1 chromosome 1, aPelFus1.pri, whole genome shotgun sequence genome encodes:
- the SRSF3 gene encoding serine/arginine-rich splicing factor 3 isoform X4 — MSERGAMHRDSCPLDCKVYVGNLGNNGNKTELERAFGYYGPLRSVWVARNPPGFAFVEFEDPRDAADAVRELDGRTLCGCRVRVELSNGEKRSRNRGPPPSWNRRPRDDYRRRSPPPRRRVTIMSLLTTLWVYISQSTSPFSVM, encoded by the exons ATGTCTGAGCGTGGAG ctaTGCATCGTGACTCTTGTCCGCTGGACTGTAAAGTCTACGTTGGAAACCTTGGCAACAATGGCAACAAAACAGAATTAGAGCGTGCATTTGGTTATTACGGACCACTGCGTAGCGTGTGGGTTGCTAGGAACCCCCCAGGCTTTGCTTTTGTAGAGTTTGAAGATCCCAGAGATGCAGCTGATGCTGTAAGAGAACTAGATGGAAG GACTTTATGTGGATGTCGTGTCAGAGTAGAGTTATCAAATGGAGAGAAACGAAGTAGGAATCGCGGGCCTCCTCCATCATGGAATAGGAGACCTCGGGATGATTATAGAAGGAGAAGTCCACCACCTAGACGCAG AGTCACCATCATGTCTCTTCTCACCACCCTCTGGGTCTACATTAGCCAGTCAACTAGCCCTTTCAGCGTCATGTGA
- the SRSF3 gene encoding serine/arginine-rich splicing factor 3 isoform X2, whose translation MHRDSCPLDCKVYVGNLGNNGNKTELERAFGYYGPLRSVWVARNPPGFAFVEFEDPRDAADAVRELDGRTLCGCRVRVELSNGEKRSRNRGPPPSWNRRPRDDYRRRSPPPRRRSPRRRSFSRSRSRSLSRERRRERSISRERNHKPSRSFSRSRSRSRSNERK comes from the exons aTGCATCGTGACTCTTGTCCGCTGGACTGTAAAGTCTACGTTGGAAACCTTGGCAACAATGGCAACAAAACAGAATTAGAGCGTGCATTTGGTTATTACGGACCACTGCGTAGCGTGTGGGTTGCTAGGAACCCCCCAGGCTTTGCTTTTGTAGAGTTTGAAGATCCCAGAGATGCAGCTGATGCTGTAAGAGAACTAGATGGAAG GACTTTATGTGGATGTCGTGTCAGAGTAGAGTTATCAAATGGAGAGAAACGAAGTAGGAATCGCGGGCCTCCTCCATCATGGAATAGGAGACCTCGGGATGATTATAGAAGGAGAAGTCCACCACCTAGACGCAG aTCTCCACGGAGAAGGAGCTTTTCTCGTAGCCGCAGCAG GTCTCTCTCCAGGGAACGAAGAAGGGAACGATCAATCTCCAGGGAGAGGAATCACAAGCCATCTCGGTCGTTTTCTAGATCAAGAAG TCGCTCTAGGTCAAATGAAAGGAAATAA
- the SRSF3 gene encoding serine/arginine-rich splicing factor 3 isoform X3, with the protein MSERGAMHRDSCPLDCKVYVGNLGNNGNKTELERAFGYYGPLRSVWVARNPPGFAFVEFEDPRDAADAVRELDGRTLCGCRVRVELSNGEKRSRNRGPPPSWNRRPRDDYRRRSPPPRRRSLSRERRRERSISRERNHKPSRSFSRSRSRSRSNERK; encoded by the exons ATGTCTGAGCGTGGAG ctaTGCATCGTGACTCTTGTCCGCTGGACTGTAAAGTCTACGTTGGAAACCTTGGCAACAATGGCAACAAAACAGAATTAGAGCGTGCATTTGGTTATTACGGACCACTGCGTAGCGTGTGGGTTGCTAGGAACCCCCCAGGCTTTGCTTTTGTAGAGTTTGAAGATCCCAGAGATGCAGCTGATGCTGTAAGAGAACTAGATGGAAG GACTTTATGTGGATGTCGTGTCAGAGTAGAGTTATCAAATGGAGAGAAACGAAGTAGGAATCGCGGGCCTCCTCCATCATGGAATAGGAGACCTCGGGATGATTATAGAAGGAGAAGTCCACCACCTAGACGCAG GTCTCTCTCCAGGGAACGAAGAAGGGAACGATCAATCTCCAGGGAGAGGAATCACAAGCCATCTCGGTCGTTTTCTAGATCAAGAAG TCGCTCTAGGTCAAATGAAAGGAAATAA
- the SRSF3 gene encoding serine/arginine-rich splicing factor 3 isoform X1, translating to MSERGAMHRDSCPLDCKVYVGNLGNNGNKTELERAFGYYGPLRSVWVARNPPGFAFVEFEDPRDAADAVRELDGRTLCGCRVRVELSNGEKRSRNRGPPPSWNRRPRDDYRRRSPPPRRRSPRRRSFSRSRSRSLSRERRRERSISRERNHKPSRSFSRSRSRSRSNERK from the exons ATGTCTGAGCGTGGAG ctaTGCATCGTGACTCTTGTCCGCTGGACTGTAAAGTCTACGTTGGAAACCTTGGCAACAATGGCAACAAAACAGAATTAGAGCGTGCATTTGGTTATTACGGACCACTGCGTAGCGTGTGGGTTGCTAGGAACCCCCCAGGCTTTGCTTTTGTAGAGTTTGAAGATCCCAGAGATGCAGCTGATGCTGTAAGAGAACTAGATGGAAG GACTTTATGTGGATGTCGTGTCAGAGTAGAGTTATCAAATGGAGAGAAACGAAGTAGGAATCGCGGGCCTCCTCCATCATGGAATAGGAGACCTCGGGATGATTATAGAAGGAGAAGTCCACCACCTAGACGCAG aTCTCCACGGAGAAGGAGCTTTTCTCGTAGCCGCAGCAG GTCTCTCTCCAGGGAACGAAGAAGGGAACGATCAATCTCCAGGGAGAGGAATCACAAGCCATCTCGGTCGTTTTCTAGATCAAGAAG TCGCTCTAGGTCAAATGAAAGGAAATAA